The genomic window GAGGACGAATCGGGCACGGTCAACGTGATCGCCGGGGTCGGGGTGTGGACGCGGTACCGACGGGTGGCCCGCGAGGCGCCCGCGATGGTGGTGCGCGGCATCCTCGAGCGCACGCGCGACGGCATCGTGAACCTCGTCGCTGATCGGTTCGAGTCGCTCACCGTGTCGGCACCGCACCGGTCGCGCGACTTCCGTTGACCTGCGGCGACCGGCCCATCGGCGTAGCATCCGGCGCATGGAGGGCCTGCCGCGGGAACGCCTCTACACGCCGGCGTTCATCGCCCTCGGCATCGCCGAGCTGGCCTACTTCACCGCGGACGGGATCGCCGTGTTCACGCTGCCGCTCCACGTCACCGGCCCGATCGGCGGCGACGAGGCCGCCGCCGGCATCGCGTTCGGTGCATTCGCGCTCTCGGCCCTGCTGCTGCGCCCGCTCGCCGGACGACTCGCCGACCGCCTCGGACGCCGGCCACTGCTCCTCGGCGGAGCGCTCATCGCCGCGGTGTCCTATCTCACCATCGCCGCGGCGCCCGACCTCCTCTCGATCATCGCGCTGCGCCTGCTCGCCGGTGTCGCCGAGGCCGCCTTCTTCGTCGCATCCTTCGCCGCGCTGGCCGACCTGGCGCCGCCGAGCCGGTTGGGCGAGGCGATCTCGATCAACTCCCTGGGCCTCTACCTCGGACTCACGCTCGGACCTCCGCTCGGCGAGCTCCTGTCCGACTGGGCCGGATTCGCTGCCGCGTGGATGGGCGGCGCGACCATCGCGCTGGTCGCGGCGGCCATCTCGGTCGGCGTCGGCGAGACCCGGAACACCGAGCCGGTCGATGCATCCGGGTCCGGCGGGTCGTCCGTCGGTCGCCCGACGCCCGAGCCGACCCGAACCGATCCGACGCCGAGACGGGAGCCGCTGATCTATCGCCCGGCCTTGCCCATCCTCATCGGGTTCCTCGCATCGATCATCGCGCTCGGGGGCTTCCTCGCGTTCGCCTCGTTGCACGCCGTGCGGATCGGCACGGCGGATGCCAGCACCGCACTGCTCGTGTTCGGCGCCGTGGTCGTGGTCGTCCGAGTCGCGTTCGCCCGATTCGTCGACCGATTCCCGCCGCTGCGCCTCGGGGCCGCCGCCCTCGTGCTCATGGCGGCCGGCCTTGCGATCACCGCGGTGTGGCCGGCACCTGGCGGCCTGCACGTCGGCTCGGCGATCCTGGCGATCGGCGTGGGGTTCAGCACCCCGGCATTCTTCGCCGCGGTGTTCGCGACCGCCGGGCCCGCGCAGCGCGGCGCCGCCTCGGGAACGGCGACCGCCGCGATCGACCTCGGGCTCGGCCTCGGACCGATCGCGCTCGGCCCGCTGGCCGCCGGATTCGGACTCGGGTGGACGTTCGCCGTCGCCGCCGCGGTGGCCGCGCTCGGTGCAGTGTGGACGTTGCACCTGGCGTCTCGACCGCCTGCCGTGTCGCCGCCGCCTCGGGCGCGACCGGTCGGATAGCCTCCAACGGTGCCCGGAAACGACGCCATCCCCCGTCCTGAAGTCCACGGCGAAGACCGCTACGGCACCGACGTCCTCGCCGGCGACTGGCGGGCGCGGGGACGCCCGAAGATCCCGGACCTCCCCGTGGAGCGAGACCTCGTCGTCGAGCTCGCGGCCGACGGCTACTGCGGGGCCGTCGTCGGGCTGGAGCAGGGCAACGTCGTGCTCGAGGATCGGTTCGGGAAGCGCCGGCTGTTCCCGCTCGGGCACGGGTTCCTGGTCGACGGCAGCCCGGTCCGGCTCGTCCCGCCCGTCAGGCGTGCCCCCGCCGGTCCGATGCGCACGGCATCCGGCTCGTTCGCGGCCCCCCAGACGCGGGCGAAGGTCGCGCTGCCGAGCCGCATCTTCGTCGAGGGCCGGCACGACGCCGAGCTCGTGGAGAAGATCTGGGGCGCCGACCTGCGGGTCGAGGGCGTCGTCGTCGAATACCTCGAGGGCGTGGATCGCCTCGCCGACCTGCTCGACGAGTTCCAGCCCGACCGGCAGCGCCGGGTCGGCGTGCTGGTCGACCACCTCGTGCCCGGATCGAAGGAGCAACGCATCGCCGACGAGGTCCGGCGGGGCCGTCACGGCGCGCACGTGCTCGTGGTGGGGCATCCGTTCATCGACATCTGGCAGGCGGTGCGCCCGGCGCGTATCGGTCGGGACGCCTGGCCCGTGATCCCCCGGGGCGTGGAGTGGAAGCACGGCGTGTGCGAGGCGTTCGGCTGGCCGCACGCCGAGCAGGCCGACATCGCCCGGGCGTGGCAGGCGATCCTCGGCCGGGTGCGCGGCTACGGCGATCTCGAGCCAGCCCTGCTCGGCCGGGTCGAGGAACTCATCGACTTCGTGACGGAGCCGACCGGTCAGCGCTGATCGCGACACGCCGGTCGCGGCCCGCTACGCGAGTGTCGTCCCGAATGCGAGCCCCAGCACGTACGTCACCGCCGCTGCGCCGAGCCCGATCGCGAGCTGGCGGAGGGCGCGCTTGAGCGGCGGCGCGCCCGAGAGCACGCCGACCGTCGCCCCGGTGAGGAGCAGCGCGAGACCGACCAGTGCGGTCGCCAGGAGGATCGCGGGCAGGCCCGACATACCGAACAACCACGGCAGCACCGGGATCAGCGCACCCGACGCGAAGAAGCAGAAGCTCGCGAGCGCCGCCCCGAGGCCCGTGCCGATCGCCTCATCGTCCTGATCCATCGCGGGCAGCGCGTCGGTCGGCGTTCGGGACGCGTCCTGGCGTCCGGCCGCGTGCACCCGTGCCAGCGTCAGTGCCGCATGCTCGACGGCGGCGTCCGGGGCCATGCCGCGCGCCCGGTATACCAGCGCGAGCTCGTTCGCGTCGAGGTCGAGGTCGGGCAGGGCGTCGCCTGCCGCGGGGTCGGGCGCCGAGGCATCCAGCAGTTCGCGCTGCGACCGCACCGACACGTACTCGCCGGCTCCCATCGACAGCGCGCCCGCGAGCAGCCCGGCGAGGCCGGTGAACAGCACGACGGGTGCCGGAACCCCCGTCGCGCCGATGCCGAGCACGAGGGCGAGGTTCGACACGAGCCCGTCGTTCGCGCCGAACACGGCCGCACGAAAGCTGCCCGCCAGCCGGCGCCGACCGCGTGCGGCGAGCCCGCGCACGACCTCGCCGTGGATCCGCTCGTCGGCGGCCATCGCGGGAGTCGCGTACGGGTCGGTCGCATACGGCGAGCGGGCCTCCGCACCCTGCGCGAGGGCGAGCACGAAGATCGAGCCGAACCGGCGCGCCAGTGCGACGAGCACGCGGGTCCGGACGTCGGCGCGCGGGGTGCCCCGTTCATCGCCGTCGAGCAGCGCGAGCCAGTGCGCCTCGTGCCGCCCCTCCGCGGCGGCGAGGGCGAGCAGGATCTCGCGCTCCTCACCGGTCTTGCGATCGGCGAGCTCGCGATACACGGCGCCTTCGGCCCGTTCGTCGGCCAGGTACCGCCGCCAGCGCGCGCGGTCCGCCCCGGTCGGCGGGCTCGCAGGCGTCGGGTTCGCCGTCTCGTCGGTCATGCGTCCACCTGTCCGGCGGGCGACGAGGTCGGTGCTCGAACGGCCCGCTCCATCACGTCCTCGGCCGGAACGGCCTCAGCCACGATAGCGAGCGGCGTTCGCACGCGGACCGGAATCGGGGCGAACGAGCGGGATTGGCAGCATTTCGGACCGCCGAACGCACGGGCCCCCGACTCAGCCGATCAGGTGCTGCCAGCCGTCGCCCTCGGCGTGCTCGAAGATGAGGTTCGTCTCGGTGTGCGCGACCGCCGGGTGGCCGGTGAGGTGGGCGAGCACGAACTCGCGGAGCTCGACCGCGTCGCGCGCGGCGACGTGGAGCAGGTAGTCCTCGGCGCCGGCCATGTGGAACACGCCCAGCACGCCCGGCAGGTGCGGCACCGCGGCGCGGAACGCGTCGATCTCGGCGCGGTCGTGCTTGACGAGTCGCACCGCGATCAGCGCCTGCAACGACACCCCGACCGACGCGAGGTCGACGTCGACGTGGTAGCCGCGGATCGTTCCGAGGCTCTGCAGGCGGCGGAGGCGGAGCGACACGGTGGACTCCGCGACGCCGATCTCCGCAGCGAGCGCGGCGCCGGAGGATCGCGCGTTCGTCGACAACGCGGCCAGGAGCGCACGGTCGACGCGGTCGAGTTCGGGATGCTGCTGCGCCATGGGGGCCTTTCGGATGGCGGCCGCTGGATCGGGGGCGGTGCGGATCGGCCGGGTCCCGTCATCCTCCGACATGATCGAAATGTTCTGCAACATGGCTTGCGGAATGTTGCAGGTCGTCCGGCTCTCGCGACCGATGTCACGAGCCCTTCGGCGGTTCGGCTCGGACACCGCAGGTCGTCGGGTGGCCGGCCGCTTCCCGACGACCACCGAGCCGGTCACCGGCTCGCGAGTCGCCTGCGCAGCAGCTCGATCCGGGACTGCAGCTGCGTGACCGTCGCCTGCGCGACGGCCGGTCCGCCGCAGACCCGTCGCAGCTCCGCGTGCACCTGCGAGTGCGGCTCGCCCGTGTGCCGCGCCCAGAGCCCGACGAGGCTGTTGAGCAGCGACCGCTGCTCCTTGAGCGTGCGGTACAGCGCGACGGGTTCGGCCGCCGGTTCGTCCTCGACCGTGTGCTTCCGACGCTCGCCTGCGCGCCGGGCCTGCCTCGCCTGCCGATGCCTGAGCAGTTCCGCGACCTGTTCGGGTTCGAGCAGGCCCGGCAGCCCGATGAAGTCGAGTTCCTCGTCGCTGCCGGGCTCGGCGAACGTCCCGAAGTCGGTGCCGTCGAACACGACGCGGTCGAACGTCGCATCGGACGCGACCGCCTGCCACGTGAACTCGTCGCCGAGCTCGTCCGAGGCCTTCTCCTCGCGGTTCGCCGATTCGAGCAGCCCGTCGTCGAGCCCCGGGTCCTCATCGTCGCCGCCGCGTCGGTCGAGGGCGTGGTCGCGCTCGCGTTCGAGCTCGCCCGCGAGCGCCATGAGGATCGGCACGTTCGGGATGAACACCGAGGCCGTCTCACCGCGACGGCGCGCCCGCACGAAGCGGCCGATCGCCTGGGCGAAGAACAGCGGCGTCGACGAACTCGTCGCGTACACGCCGACCGCGAGGCGGGGAACGTCGACCCCCTCGGACACCATCCGGACCGCGACCATCCACCGGCTCGTCCCTGCGGAGAACTCCTCGATCCGCTCGCTCGCCTCCTTGTCGTCGGAGAGCACGACGGCCACCTTCTCGCCCGAGATGCCCTCCAGGATCTCGGCGTAGGCGCGCGCCACGGTCTGGTCGGTCGCGAGCACGAGACCGCCCGCGTCGGGGATGCCGTGGCGGACCTCGGTCAGCCGGCGATCGGCGGCCTGGAGCACGGCGGGAATCCACTCGCCGGTCGGCTCGAGGGCCGTGCGCCAGGCCGAGCTCGTGATGTCCTTCGTGTTGTCCTCGCCGAGCCGCGCCTCCATCTCGTCGCCGGCCTTGGTGCGCCAGCGCATGTGGCCCGCGTAGACCATGAAGAGCACCGGCCGCACGACCCCGTCGGCAAGTGCCCGACCGTAGCCGTAGTTGAAGTCGGTCTTCGAGAGTCGCACGCCGTGGGCGTCGGGTTCGTAGTGCACGAACGGGATCGGCGCGGTGTCGCTGCGGAACGGCGTGCCGGTGAGCGAGAGCCGCTTCTCCGCCGGTTCGAACGCCTCTCGGATCGCATCGCCCCACGACAGCGTGTCGCCGCCGTGGTGCACCTCGTCGAGGATGACGAGCGTGCGGCCGGAGAGCGTCAGTTCGCGGTGGAGCGCCGGCCGCATGGCGACCTGCGCGTAGGTCACCGCGACGCCGTGGTAGTGCCGTGCGCTTCGTCCGTGGGCGTTGCGGAATCCCGGGTCGAGTCGGATGCCGGCCCGCGCAGCGGCGTCGGCCCACTGTCGCTTGAGGTGGTCGGTCGGCGCCACGACCGTGATCCGGTCGACGATGCGGCGCGCGCGAAGCTCCGCGGCGATCCGGAGCGCGAAGGTGGTCTTGCCGGCGCCGGGCGTGGCCGCGGCGAGGAAGTCGCGCGGGAGGTCGGCGAGGTACTGCTCGAGGGCCTCGGCCTGCCACGCGCGCAGCCGGTTCGCGGTGCCCCAGGGCGCTCTGGCAGGGAAGGCGGGTGAGAGGTGCTCGGCGGCCGAGGTGCCCGGCTGATGGCCGGATGGGGTCGCTGTGCTCACTGTCCAGCACTGTACCCGACCCGGCCGACATGCTCGCGGCGGGCCGCGGCGCACGTGCCGGGATCCCGGCACGTGTGCAGAATGGAGGGATGGTCACCCAGCAGCATCCGTGGTCCCGCTACGTCGCCATCGGCGACTCGTTCACCGAGGGCATCGGCGATCCCGAGCCGTCCGTGCCGGGCGGCCATCGCGGATGGGCCGACCGCGTCGCCGAGGTGCTCTCGCAGGGCACCGAGGACTTCGCGTACGCGAACCTCGCGGTGCGCGGCAAGCTGATCCAGCAGATCATCGACGCGCAGCTCGCACCCGCCGTGGCCCTGCGCCCCGACCTCATCACGATCTCCGCGGGCGGCAACGACGTGATCCGCCCCGGCACCGACCCCGACGAGATCTCGGCGCGCTTCGAGTACGCCATCGACCGGCTCTCGAGGGACCGAGCGACCATCGTGATCTTCACGGGCGTGGACGTCGGCTTCTCCCCCGTGTTCCGGGGCATCCGCGGCAAGGTGGCGATCTACAACGAGAACCTGCGCGCGATCGCGTCGAAGTACGACTGCATCGTCGCCGACCAGTGGGCGCTCGCCGACATCCAGGACCAGCGCTTCTGGGCGCCCGACCGGCTCCACCTGAACGCCCTCGGACACCACACGGTGGCTCGCATGGTGCTCTCGGCGCTGAACGTGGAGAACGACCTCGAGCCGCTGAAGCCCGAGCCGCTGCCCGGGAGCACCTGGCGGCAGGCCCGTGTCGAGGACCTCGCGTGGGCGCGCGAGTACCTCGTGCCGTGGGTGGTGCGACGCATCCGCCACCAGTCGTCGGGCGACACGATCACCGCGAAGCGCCCGGAGGCCGGGCCCTACTCGGCCGGCGACCCGCTGTCCACGGACCCGGTGTCCACCGACCCTGCGCCCTGAGTCGCGTCGAGGCCGCCCGGGTTCGTGAGCCGCCACCAGGTGCCCGGGTCCTCGATCGGCGCGTCGACGAGCAGCGGCACCTCGATGACCTGGCTCCCCGCGCGGACCGTCGCGGTGCCGACGCGGTCGCCGGCGCCGACCGTCGTGATCGGGTCTGCGACGACCTCGACGTCGACGGGGGTGTCGCTCCACACGACGACGGATGCCCCCTCGCTCGCCGTCGCGGTCGTCGTGTCGCCCCAGGCGGTGCCGTAGGTCGCCAGCGGCGTTCCCGCGGCCAGCGCCTGGACCTCGTGGAATCCGGGTGCGACGCTGTCGAGCAGGGCCGCGACCTGCTCGCGCAGCTGCGCGTGCGTGTCCTGGCCGAGCGCGACGCCGACGACCGTCACCGTCGAACCTCCGACCTGGTAGTCGGCCGAGAAGAGCAGGTTCGCCGCGTCGTCGGTCGTGCCGGTCTTGATGCCGTCGACACCGTGCGTGCCGAGCAGCTTGTTCGAGTTCTCGACCCGTCCGACGCCGGGGAGGTCCACCGCCTGCGTCGAGACGATGCCCGCGAGCGCGGGTTCGGCGAGCGCCAGCTCGCCGAGGCGGACGAGCGCGGCGGGCGTGCCGACATTGTCCATCGACAGCCCGCTCGCGTCCGCGACGGTGATCTCGGTGAGGCCCTGCTGCGCGAGCCACGCGTTCGCCGCGGCCGTGTACGCGGCCTCCGACCCGAAGGCCCAGTTCGCGATCGAGATCGCGTAGTTGTTGCCCGACGGCAGCAGCATCGCCTCGAGGCTCTGGACGAGCGTGAGCGAGGTTCCCGCGGCGACCGGGGCGACCGACCCGTTCTGCGCGATCATGTCCCAGTAGATGTCGACGTCGGCGTCGGTGTACTCGATCGACGGCCCACCCTCGCCGGGTGCCACCGGGTGCTGAGCGAGCACCGTGAGCGCCGTGACGACCTTCGCGATGCTCGCGATCGCCATCGGCGACTGGTCGGCGCTGGTCGCGAGGAGCCCGTCGAACCCGACGGCACCGATCGCGAACTCCCCGGTGCCCGGCAGCACGAGCGGCTGCGCGGCCTGCGCCACCGGTGGCGGGTCAGTGATCTCCGCGGCGACGGCGGGCAGCGGGGCCCCGAGCGCGTTCGAGACGTAGACGGCGCCGCTCGCGATGAGGGCGACGAGGGCGAGGGCCACCGTGCCGGCGACGATGCGCCTGCGGCGATACATCCGTCGCTTCGCATCGCGGTCGGCGTCGAGGTTCGCCGCGGCGAGGGCCGTGCCGGGGTCGTGCGGCAGACCGCGCCCGGGTGCGGCGCCGGATTCGGTGGAGGGTGGGGCGGGGTACGACATCACCGCGAGCCTAGACCGGCTCGCTGAGTGCGTAGAGGACCACGGCCGCCGCGGCGGCCACGTTCAGCGAATCGACCCCGTGCGCCATCGGGATGGTGACGACCAGGTCGGCCGCGTCCAGCGCGTGCCGGCTGAGCCCGTCGCCCTCCGCGCCGAAGACCAGCGCGACGCGTTCGGGCGGTGCGGCGGCGAGATCGCGCAGCGAGACGGCATCGGGCGCGAGCGCGAGGGCGGCGGTCGTGAACCCGTGCTCGGCCAGCAGCGGAGCGGCCTCGCGCCAGTCGCCGACCCGGGTCCACGGCACCTGGAACACCGTGCCCATGCTCACGCGAACGCTCCGCCGGTACAGCGGGTCGGCGCATCGCGGGGTCACGAGCACCGCGTCCGCGCCGAGCGCCGCGACGCTGCGGAAGATCGCCCCGACGTTCGTGTGGTCGACGATGTCCTCGAGCACCACGACCCGGCGCGCCTGCGCCAGGAGCGCTGCGGGGTCGGGTTCGGCGGGTCGTTCGAACGCCGCGAGCGCACCGCGATGCACGCGGTATCCCGTGATCGCCTCGAGCTGATCGGGATCCGCGAGGTGCACCGGGACGTCGAACGGCGCGAGCTCGGCCTCGAGGCCGTCGAGCCACTTCTCCTCCATCAGCACCGACCTGGGCCGGTGCCCCGCGGCGATCGCCCGCCGGATCACCTTCGCCGATTCGGCGATGTACAGGCCGCGCTCGGCCTCCGTGGCCCGGCGCAGCGAGACATCCGTCAGCGCCGCGTAATCGGCCACCGCATCGGATGCCGCGTCCGCGACCCGTTCGATTCGCATCGGTCCTCCCGCTCCAAGCCTGCCAGCCGAGGAAACATTCCGGAAAACCGCTGCGTTTACACTCATGGACACCGACGAACGGAGGCGCGCGTGAACACACTGGCCCGAGAGGTCGAGGCCGCCGGCCTGGATGCCGCGCTCGACGTGCTGCGCGGCGGCAAGATCGCCGTGCTCACGGGGGCCGGAGTGAGCACCGACTCGGGCATCCCCGACTACCGCGGCGAGGGGGCGCCCCAGCGCAACCCGATGACGTTCCAGACGTTCCTCGGCTCCGAGCGGGCACGCAAGCGGTACTGGGCGGGCAGCCACCTGGGTTGGCGGGCGTTCGGCAGCGCCGTTCCGAACGACGGCCATCTCGCGCTCGCCGCGCTCGAGGAGGCCGGTACCCTCACCGGCGTCGTCACGCAGAACGTGGACGGCCTCCATCGGCGCGCCGGCAGCGCTCGGGTGGTCGAGTTGCACGGCACCATGGATCGCGTCGTCTGCCTCACCTGCGGGCAGTACTTCGCACGCCAGGCGATCGCGGACCGACTGGAGACCCTCAACCCCGACATCGACCTCGACCGGGCGATCCGCGCCGCCCCCGACGGCGACGTCGAAGTCGACGACGTCGACGCGATGCGGATCCCGGAGTGCACCGTATGCGGCGGCATCCTGAAGCCCGACGTGGTCTTCTTCGGGGAGTTCGTGCCGGGCGAGACGTTCCAGCAGGCCGCCTCCATCGTGCGGAGCGCGGATGCGCTGCTCGTCGCCGGCTCGTCACTGGTCGTGAACTCGGGCGTGCGCCTGCTCGAGATCGCGCGCCGCAGGCGGCTCCCCATCGTCGTGGTGAACCGGGGCCTCACGAAGGGCGACAGCCGGGCCGCGGTGAAGATCGACGCGGGAACATCCGAGACGCTCACGGCGCTGGCCGCGGCGCTCGCCCGCTGAGCTGGCTCAGCGCCGCGGCGCGGTCCGCTCGGCGCGGGCGGCCACGGTTCGACGCATCAGCGCGAGCAGGCGCTCCGCCGACGTCGCCCACGTGAATCGCGACGCCTGCTCGAGCGATGCCGCGGAGCGCCGCTCCCACTCCCCCTCGGCCTCGAGATCGCGGAGCGCCTCGACCAGCGCCCGAGGCTGGTCGGGGTCGAAGTAGATCGCCGCGTCGCCGCCGATCTCGCGGAAGATCGGGATGTCGCTCACGACGACCGGGGTGCCCACCCGCATGGACTCGACCAGCGGGATGCCGAACCCCTCGGCCCGGCTGCCGTGCACGAGTGCCGTGGCGCCGGCGAGGAGGTCGGCGTACTCGGCGTCGGTCACGCCGCCGTGGAAGACGAGGCGAGCGGCCGGCGCCAGGGCGGCGAGCCGATCGTGCTCGGCGCGCGAGATCCGGCTGAGCAGGTGCAGCTCGTGATCCGGGAGGAACTCCACCGCACGCACGAGGGTGTCCACGTTCTTATAGGGCATGTACGACCCCATGTAGACGAGCCGCTTCGTCGTGGGGCGCGGGCGCGGAAGGGCGGGCACCGGAAGCTCGTCGGCCGCGTTCGGGATGACCTCGAGCGTGCGTTTCGTCAGCCGGCGCCTCCGGATGAGCCCGGCGGTCGTCTCGGACACCGTGACGACCGCGTCGGCTCGGTTGAGCAGCACCCGCTGCGGCCACCACGCGAGGTGGTAGAGCCGCCAGAGGACCCGCACGAACGCGGGCAGGTCGCGGGGCGGCGTGCGGTTCTCGTAGTAGATGAGGTCGTGCAGCGTGAGCAGCAGCGCGTAGTCCCGGCCCGCCGATCCCATCGTCTGCATCGGCGAGAACACCAGGTCGGGCCGGAGCTTGCGCACCTGCCGGGCGACGAAGGGCTCGCGCACGCTGGTGGGACCGGTGACCAGCTGCCACGGCAGGTCTGGCAGCAGGTCGAGCTGCCGGCGGTCGCTGATCAGCATGGTCACGGGATGCAGCTTCGCGAGCTCGCCGACGATGCCCGCGGTGAAGCGGCTGATGCCGTCGTGCTGTCCGATCCTGGTGTAGCGGCAGTCGACGACGATCTTCACGCGGTCGCCTCCGTGCTCTGGTCGGCGGTCTGGTCGGCGGTCTCGCGGGCGGGGATGCGCGACGCGGGGGCGTCGGGCGCCGTGGTGCCGACGGAGTCGCCCAGGAACGCCCGGATCGATGCGGCCGCCGCGGCGGGGGTCTCGTAGTGGATCAGGTGGCCGACGTCGTCGATCTCGTCGATCCGGGCGTCGGCGAACCGGGCGACGAGCGCGCGCTCCGCCTCGATCGGGGTGATGTCGTCGCGCACGGCGGCGACGAGGAGCGTGGGCACCGGGATGTCGGCGGCGAACTCGCGCACGTCGTGGGACACGGAGGCACGGAACGCCTCGAGGAGCATGTCGCGATCGGCGAACACCGAGAAGTAGCGGTCGTGCTGGTCGTGGATGAACCGCCGGAGGTCGCGGTCGCGGGTCTTCGCCATCGTCACGCTCATCACGCGCACGATGAGCCGGTTGCGCAGGAGCGCGAAGCCCAGGCGCGGAGGCAGCGCGGCGGAGACGCGGTAGTAGCCGACCGCGAGACGCGTCATGACGCCGCGTGGGCCCTCGAGCGCGGGAGCGCCGATCGGGTTGACGAGCACGAGACGGTCGGGGCGCAGTCCGGCCGCGACAGCAGCAGACGTGACGATCGAGCCGAACGAGTGTCCGAGGAGCGTGTACCCGCGCTCGAGACCGATCGCCGCGAGGAACGCAGCGAGCCATGCCGCGTAGCCGTCGATGTCGTGCTCGGCGCCGACGAGGGGTGCCGACTGCCCGAAGCCCGGAAGGTCGGGCGAGATCACGCGATAGCCGGGCAGGTGGGCAACCACCGGCTCCAGGCCGTGGTGGTCGCCGCGGAACCCGTGCACGAGCACGAGGGCCGGGTCGTCGACGTCGCCGTACTCCCACCAGACGGTCGTGGCGCCGAGCACCTGCACGTCGTGCCGCCGCACGGGGATCCGAGCGAGGGCTGCGGCATAGGGGGAATCGATCATCCCCACCAGTCTAGGCGCGCGACCTGCGCGCCTTCCGGGACTCCCCTGCACGGCGTGGCCCCCGACCCGTGACGGTGGCGGCCCATATCGTGACGGCATGCACGAGACTCCCGCGGGCCACTGGGCCGACACCCTCGCCGTCTTCGACCTCGAGACGACCGGAATCGACGTCGACACGTGCCGGATCGTCACCGCCTACGTCGGCGTGATCGACCGCGGCGGCGATGTGGTCGAACAGCGGAGCTGGCTCGTCGATCCCGGCGTCGAGATCCCGACGGCGGCGTCCCTCATCCACGGCGTGTCGACCGAGCGCGCCCGCGCCGAGGGCGGCGCCGCGGTGCAGGCGGTCGCGGAGATCATCCAGACGCTGACGGATGCCGCGAGCCGGGGGCTGCCGATCGTCGCGTACAACGCGAGCTACGACCTGTCGGTCCTGGCCCGTGAGGCCGAGCGCTACGGGCACCCCGGGCTCGCCGTCCCGGAGTCCGTCGTCGACCCGCTCGTCATCGACCGTGCCGTCGACCGCTACCGTCGCGGCAAGCGCACGCTGACCGCGGCGTGCGCGCACTACGGCGTCGAACTCGTCGATGCGCACGACGCCGGGGCCGATGCGCTCGCCGCGGGAAGGGTCGCCCAGGCGATCGCCCGCCGCTACCCGGACCTCGCGGCGAACGCGATCGATGCGCTGCACCGACTTCAGGTCGACTGGTCTCGTGACCAGGCAGACCGCTACCAGGAGTGGCGTCGGCAGAACGGCGAGCCCGAGTTCACGAGCTCGGGGGCCTGGCCCGTGCGGTGAACGCCCGGCGGGTGCACCGCGAGCACGACGAAGGGGCGGGCGACCGATCGGTCGCCCGCCCCTTCGCGAAGCGGATTACTTGGAGCCGAAGGCCTTGAAGCGCTGGTTGAACTTCTCGACACGACCGGCCGAGTCCATGATGCGCTGCTTGCCCGTGTAGAACGGGTGCGACTCGCTCGAGATCTCGACGTCGATCACCGGGTAGGTGACGCCGTCCAGCTCGATGGTCTTCTCGCTCGAGACGGTCGAGCGCGTGAGGAACGTGGCGCCCGAAGCGAGGTCGCGGAAGACGACGGCGTTGTACTCGGGGTGGATGTCGGTCTTCATGGAGACTTCCTTGTTGATCGGATGGTTGGTCGGTCCCGGTGCGGCGTGATGCCGGACGGGAAAGCTCTCTGGCCACTCGGGCCAACAAGAGAGTTTAGCAGATCGGAGCTCGGAGGTCGGTCAGGCCGCGCGGGCGACGTAGCGGCCGTCCTGCTCGGTGAGCTCGATCGAGAGCCCGAAGGTCTCGGTCAGGTGCTCGGCGGTGAGTGCCTC from Agromyces sp. LHK192 includes these protein-coding regions:
- a CDS encoding VIT1/CCC1 family protein, producing the protein MTDETANPTPASPPTGADRARWRRYLADERAEGAVYRELADRKTGEEREILLALAAAEGRHEAHWLALLDGDERGTPRADVRTRVLVALARRFGSIFVLALAQGAEARSPYATDPYATPAMAADERIHGEVVRGLAARGRRRLAGSFRAAVFGANDGLVSNLALVLGIGATGVPAPVVLFTGLAGLLAGALSMGAGEYVSVRSQRELLDASAPDPAAGDALPDLDLDANELALVYRARGMAPDAAVEHAALTLARVHAAGRQDASRTPTDALPAMDQDDEAIGTGLGAALASFCFFASGALIPVLPWLFGMSGLPAILLATALVGLALLLTGATVGVLSGAPPLKRALRQLAIGLGAAAVTYVLGLAFGTTLA
- a CDS encoding DUF3097 domain-containing protein produces the protein MPGNDAIPRPEVHGEDRYGTDVLAGDWRARGRPKIPDLPVERDLVVELAADGYCGAVVGLEQGNVVLEDRFGKRRLFPLGHGFLVDGSPVRLVPPVRRAPAGPMRTASGSFAAPQTRAKVALPSRIFVEGRHDAELVEKIWGADLRVEGVVVEYLEGVDRLADLLDEFQPDRQRRVGVLVDHLVPGSKEQRIADEVRRGRHGAHVLVVGHPFIDIWQAVRPARIGRDAWPVIPRGVEWKHGVCEAFGWPHAEQADIARAWQAILGRVRGYGDLEPALLGRVEELIDFVTEPTGQR
- a CDS encoding DEAD/DEAH box helicase; its protein translation is MSTATPSGHQPGTSAAEHLSPAFPARAPWGTANRLRAWQAEALEQYLADLPRDFLAAATPGAGKTTFALRIAAELRARRIVDRITVVAPTDHLKRQWADAAARAGIRLDPGFRNAHGRSARHYHGVAVTYAQVAMRPALHRELTLSGRTLVILDEVHHGGDTLSWGDAIREAFEPAEKRLSLTGTPFRSDTAPIPFVHYEPDAHGVRLSKTDFNYGYGRALADGVVRPVLFMVYAGHMRWRTKAGDEMEARLGEDNTKDITSSAWRTALEPTGEWIPAVLQAADRRLTEVRHGIPDAGGLVLATDQTVARAYAEILEGISGEKVAVVLSDDKEASERIEEFSAGTSRWMVAVRMVSEGVDVPRLAVGVYATSSSTPLFFAQAIGRFVRARRRGETASVFIPNVPILMALAGELERERDHALDRRGGDDEDPGLDDGLLESANREEKASDELGDEFTWQAVASDATFDRVVFDGTDFGTFAEPGSDEELDFIGLPGLLEPEQVAELLRHRQARQARRAGERRKHTVEDEPAAEPVALYRTLKEQRSLLNSLVGLWARHTGEPHSQVHAELRRVCGGPAVAQATVTQLQSRIELLRRRLASR
- a CDS encoding SGNH/GDSL hydrolase family protein, translating into MVTQQHPWSRYVAIGDSFTEGIGDPEPSVPGGHRGWADRVAEVLSQGTEDFAYANLAVRGKLIQQIIDAQLAPAVALRPDLITISAGGNDVIRPGTDPDEISARFEYAIDRLSRDRATIVIFTGVDVGFSPVFRGIRGKVAIYNENLRAIASKYDCIVADQWALADIQDQRFWAPDRLHLNALGHHTVARMVLSALNVENDLEPLKPEPLPGSTWRQARVEDLAWAREYLVPWVVRRIRHQSSGDTITAKRPEAGPYSAGDPLSTDPVSTDPAP
- a CDS encoding Lrp/AsnC family transcriptional regulator produces the protein MSEDDGTRPIRTAPDPAAAIRKAPMAQQHPELDRVDRALLAALSTNARSSGAALAAEIGVAESTVSLRLRRLQSLGTIRGYHVDVDLASVGVSLQALIAVRLVKHDRAEIDAFRAAVPHLPGVLGVFHMAGAEDYLLHVAARDAVELREFVLAHLTGHPAVAHTETNLIFEHAEGDGWQHLIG
- a CDS encoding MFS transporter, with translation MEGLPRERLYTPAFIALGIAELAYFTADGIAVFTLPLHVTGPIGGDEAAAGIAFGAFALSALLLRPLAGRLADRLGRRPLLLGGALIAAVSYLTIAAAPDLLSIIALRLLAGVAEAAFFVASFAALADLAPPSRLGEAISINSLGLYLGLTLGPPLGELLSDWAGFAAAWMGGATIALVAAAISVGVGETRNTEPVDASGSGGSSVGRPTPEPTRTDPTPRREPLIYRPALPILIGFLASIIALGGFLAFASLHAVRIGTADASTALLVFGAVVVVVRVAFARFVDRFPPLRLGAAALVLMAAGLAITAVWPAPGGLHVGSAILAIGVGFSTPAFFAAVFATAGPAQRGAASGTATAAIDLGLGLGPIALGPLAAGFGLGWTFAVAAAVAALGAVWTLHLASRPPAVSPPPRARPVG